In a single window of the Alosa sapidissima isolate fAloSap1 chromosome 18, fAloSap1.pri, whole genome shotgun sequence genome:
- the LOC121690384 gene encoding tetratricopeptide repeat protein 39B isoform X2 has protein sequence MARVGNGAGNNDIDEDCFEDAFDRIPVACKMDLQTSIEECSMALNLVLNNKFSEALDLLRPWSKDSMYHALGYSSILVMQAAMTFEHRDIQAAMTTIKEALHTCQRFRKRTSVVGSISSLVTKQASDNLKEEEMHAEICYAECLLQKATLTFVQDENMISFIKGGIKIRTSYQIYKDCQHLLSAAQEGGVETEALRQFEGGVKLGIGSFNLMLSLLPAKILRLLEVIGFSGNREFGLSQLKEGAGSNGLRSILSVLTLLFYHTYVCLILGTGEGNLVEAEALLEPYQEKFPKGSIILFYTARIATLRGNFEKAQLKFQECIGAQQQWRQIHHLCYWELMWCHSFQQQWGQALKYADLLFKESRWSKAIYMYQKAAILSMMSEEEVRQTGENVVELFRQVEGLKQRLAGKSIPIEKFAVRKARRYASPTPVKLVIPALEMMYIWNGFTIAGKRSDAAEALLITIEKAEQNLRTTPNEYTVDDECLVQLLKGLCLKHLNRLLQAELCFTQVLASEKRIRYDHYLVPFTLYELGLLYKLQGDFAKATKYVEDAKLNYKDYSMESRLHFRIHAALNSLKSSPVSTP, from the exons ATGGCTCGGGTGGGAAACGGAGCTGGAAACAATGACATTGATGAG GACTGTTTTGAAGATGCCTTCGATCGGATCCCTGT GGCCTGTAAGATGGACCTGCAGACATCCATTGAGGAGTGCAGCATGGCCCTTAACCTTGTCCTCAATAACAAGTTTTCAGAGGCCTTGGATCTCCTCCGGCCCTG GTCTAAAGACAGCATGTATCATGCACTGGGCTACAGCAGCATCCTTGTGATGCAAGCAGCCATGACCTTTGAGCACAGAGACATCCAGGCTGCCATGACGACTATCAAGGAAGCCCTGCACACTTGCCAGAG GTTCAGAAAGAGAACCTCAGTGGTGGGATCCATATCCAGCCTGGTAACCAAACAAGCCTCAGACAACTTGAAggagg AGGAAATGCATGCAGAGATCTGTTATGCTGAATGCCTGCTACAAAAAGCCACACTAACCTTTGTACAG GATGAAAATATGATTAGTTTCATCAAAGGAGGAATCAAGATCCGCACAAGTTACCAGATTTACAA GGACTGCCAACACCTCTTGAGCGCGGCTCAGGAGGGCGGCGTGGAAACAGAGGCCTTAAGACAGTTTGAGGGTGGAGTCAAGCTGGGGATTGGCTCCTTCAACCTG atgctGTCTCTTTTACCAGCAAAAATACTGAGGCTGTTGGAGGTCATTGGGTTTTCAGGAAACAGG gAGTTTGGTCTTTCTCAGTTGAAGGAGGGGGCAGGTAGCAACGGCCTGAGGTCCATACTGAGCGTGCTCACACTGCTCTTCTACCACACCTACGTTTGCCTCATACTGG GTACTGGTGAGGGTAACTTGGTCGAGGCAGAGGCCCTATTGGAGCCTTACCAGGAAAAATTCCCAaag GGTTCCATCATCCTGTTCTACACAGCCAGGATTGCTACACTCAGGGGCAACTTTGAGAAG gctcagTTGAAGTTCCAGGAGTGTATTGGTGCACAGCAGCAGTGGCGACAGATCCACCACCTGTGCTACTGGGAACTGATGTGGTGTCACTCATTCCAGCAACAGTGGGGACAAGCACTCAAGTACGCAGACCTGCTCTTCAAGGAGAGCCGCTGGTCCAAG GCAATCTATATGTACCAGAAGGCGGCCATTTTGAGCATGATGTCGGAGGAGGAAGTGCGTCAGACTGGTGAGAATGTGGTGGAGCTCTTCAG GCAGGTTGAAGGGCTGAAACAGCGTTTAGCAGGGAAATCCATCCCCATTGAAAAGTTTGCTGTGAGGAAGGCTCGGAGATATGCATCACCCACACCTGTCAAACTGGTCATTCCTGCcctg gagatgaTGTATATATGGAATGGCTTCACCATTGCTGGAAAGAGGTCAGATGCTGCGGAGGCCCTCCTGATCACCATCGAGAAAGCAGAGCAGAACCTACGCACCACCCCCa ATGAGTACACTGTGGATGACGAGTGTTTGGTGCAGCTGTTGAAGGGTTTGTGCCTGAAGCACCTGAATCGGCTACTGCAGGCAGAGCTCTGTTTCACACAGGTGCTGGCTAg TGAGAAGAGGATCCGATACGATCACTATCTTGTTCCCTTCACACTCTATGAGCTTGGGTTACTTTACAAACTACAGGGGGATTTCGCCAAAGCAACCAAATACGTTGAAGATGcaaa GTTGAACTACAAAGATTACTCCATGGAATCACGACTCCACTTTAGAATCCACGCAGCGCTGAACAGTCTGAAGAGCTCCCCAGTGAGCACAC cataa
- the LOC121690384 gene encoding tetratricopeptide repeat protein 39B isoform X1 → MARVGNGAGNNDIDEDCFEDAFDRIPVACKMDLQTSIEECSMALNLVLNNKFSEALDLLRPWSKDSMYHALGYSSILVMQAAMTFEHRDIQAAMTTIKEALHTCQRFRKRTSVVGSISSLVTKQASDNLKEEEMHAEICYAECLLQKATLTFVQDENMISFIKGGIKIRTSYQIYKDCQHLLSAAQEGGVETEALRQFEGGVKLGIGSFNLMLSLLPAKILRLLEVIGFSGNREFGLSQLKEGAGSNGLRSILSVLTLLFYHTYVCLILGTGEGNLVEAEALLEPYQEKFPKGSIILFYTARIATLRGNFEKAQLKFQECIGAQQQWRQIHHLCYWELMWCHSFQQQWGQALKYADLLFKESRWSKAIYMYQKAAILSMMSEEEVRQTGENVVELFRQVEGLKQRLAGKSIPIEKFAVRKARRYASPTPVKLVIPALEMMYIWNGFTIAGKRSDAAEALLITIEKAEQNLRTTPNEYTVDDECLVQLLKGLCLKHLNRLLQAELCFTQVLASEKRIRYDHYLVPFTLYELGLLYKLQGDFAKATKYVEDAKLNYKDYSMESRLHFRIHAALNSLKSSPVSTP, encoded by the exons ATGGCTCGGGTGGGAAACGGAGCTGGAAACAATGACATTGATGAG GACTGTTTTGAAGATGCCTTCGATCGGATCCCTGT GGCCTGTAAGATGGACCTGCAGACATCCATTGAGGAGTGCAGCATGGCCCTTAACCTTGTCCTCAATAACAAGTTTTCAGAGGCCTTGGATCTCCTCCGGCCCTG GTCTAAAGACAGCATGTATCATGCACTGGGCTACAGCAGCATCCTTGTGATGCAAGCAGCCATGACCTTTGAGCACAGAGACATCCAGGCTGCCATGACGACTATCAAGGAAGCCCTGCACACTTGCCAGAG GTTCAGAAAGAGAACCTCAGTGGTGGGATCCATATCCAGCCTGGTAACCAAACAAGCCTCAGACAACTTGAAggagg AGGAAATGCATGCAGAGATCTGTTATGCTGAATGCCTGCTACAAAAAGCCACACTAACCTTTGTACAG GATGAAAATATGATTAGTTTCATCAAAGGAGGAATCAAGATCCGCACAAGTTACCAGATTTACAA GGACTGCCAACACCTCTTGAGCGCGGCTCAGGAGGGCGGCGTGGAAACAGAGGCCTTAAGACAGTTTGAGGGTGGAGTCAAGCTGGGGATTGGCTCCTTCAACCTG atgctGTCTCTTTTACCAGCAAAAATACTGAGGCTGTTGGAGGTCATTGGGTTTTCAGGAAACAGG gAGTTTGGTCTTTCTCAGTTGAAGGAGGGGGCAGGTAGCAACGGCCTGAGGTCCATACTGAGCGTGCTCACACTGCTCTTCTACCACACCTACGTTTGCCTCATACTGG GTACTGGTGAGGGTAACTTGGTCGAGGCAGAGGCCCTATTGGAGCCTTACCAGGAAAAATTCCCAaag GGTTCCATCATCCTGTTCTACACAGCCAGGATTGCTACACTCAGGGGCAACTTTGAGAAG gctcagTTGAAGTTCCAGGAGTGTATTGGTGCACAGCAGCAGTGGCGACAGATCCACCACCTGTGCTACTGGGAACTGATGTGGTGTCACTCATTCCAGCAACAGTGGGGACAAGCACTCAAGTACGCAGACCTGCTCTTCAAGGAGAGCCGCTGGTCCAAG GCAATCTATATGTACCAGAAGGCGGCCATTTTGAGCATGATGTCGGAGGAGGAAGTGCGTCAGACTGGTGAGAATGTGGTGGAGCTCTTCAG GCAGGTTGAAGGGCTGAAACAGCGTTTAGCAGGGAAATCCATCCCCATTGAAAAGTTTGCTGTGAGGAAGGCTCGGAGATATGCATCACCCACACCTGTCAAACTGGTCATTCCTGCcctg gagatgaTGTATATATGGAATGGCTTCACCATTGCTGGAAAGAGGTCAGATGCTGCGGAGGCCCTCCTGATCACCATCGAGAAAGCAGAGCAGAACCTACGCACCACCCCCa ATGAGTACACTGTGGATGACGAGTGTTTGGTGCAGCTGTTGAAGGGTTTGTGCCTGAAGCACCTGAATCGGCTACTGCAGGCAGAGCTCTGTTTCACACAGGTGCTGGCTAg TGAGAAGAGGATCCGATACGATCACTATCTTGTTCCCTTCACACTCTATGAGCTTGGGTTACTTTACAAACTACAGGGGGATTTCGCCAAAGCAACCAAATACGTTGAAGATGcaaa GTTGAACTACAAAGATTACTCCATGGAATCACGACTCCACTTTAGAATCCACGCAGCGCTGAACAGTCTGAAGAGCTCCCCAGTGAGCACACcataa